A single genomic interval of Actinomycetota bacterium harbors:
- the murC gene encoding UDP-N-acetylmuramate--L-alanine ligase: MRSGLGRPLRGTRVHFVGIGGVGMAALAELLHAMGYEVSGSDLKESEPVRRLEALGAKVHVGSHEPHHADGAEHVIVSAAVSPTNPEVVRAREAGAEVIMRAELLGRIFDAGRGIAVAGTHGKTTTSSMLAMILERAGMDPSFVIGGDLNDVGSGARLGAGDLVVAEADEAFSSFLHLRPELAVVTNVDIDHLDHFGTPEAIDEAFLTFLDQRRPDGPAVLCVDDPGIARLRERVRGPVVTYGTSDADLVVSRSEEGWWRLTWRGVDAGTLRLSVPGLHHVLDAAGAAAAAFLLGARPEETVEALSAFTGVERRFSVRGVQGGVTVVDDYAHHPREIEATLQAARERYAGSQIVALFQPHLYSRTRDLAEEFGKAFADADVVVITDVYGARETPIPGVSGRSIWDTVQHNFEGGQQIAIYAPLLDEAAGLAAGMVSAGDVIVTLGAGDVTTAGPRILEMLQLLEPG; encoded by the coding sequence ATGCGATCAGGGCTGGGGCGACCCCTACGCGGCACCCGCGTGCACTTCGTCGGCATCGGCGGGGTCGGCATGGCCGCGCTCGCCGAGCTGCTCCATGCGATGGGGTACGAGGTATCCGGCTCGGACCTGAAGGAGTCCGAGCCCGTGCGCCGGCTCGAGGCGCTGGGGGCGAAGGTCCACGTGGGGTCGCACGAGCCGCACCACGCCGACGGCGCCGAGCACGTCATCGTCTCGGCCGCCGTGTCCCCCACGAACCCTGAGGTGGTCCGCGCCCGCGAGGCGGGAGCCGAGGTCATCATGCGGGCCGAGCTGCTCGGACGGATATTCGACGCCGGCCGCGGCATCGCCGTCGCCGGCACCCACGGCAAGACCACGACGTCCTCGATGCTCGCGATGATCCTGGAGCGGGCAGGTATGGACCCGTCGTTCGTGATCGGGGGAGACCTCAACGACGTGGGGTCGGGCGCGAGGCTCGGCGCCGGCGACCTCGTGGTCGCCGAGGCGGACGAGGCTTTCTCGTCCTTCCTCCACCTGCGACCCGAGCTGGCCGTGGTGACGAACGTGGACATCGACCACCTGGACCACTTCGGGACGCCCGAGGCTATCGACGAGGCGTTCCTGACCTTCCTGGACCAGCGGCGCCCGGACGGCCCCGCCGTCCTGTGCGTCGACGACCCCGGCATCGCGCGGCTCCGCGAGCGCGTCAGAGGACCCGTGGTGACCTACGGCACCTCCGACGCCGACCTCGTCGTGAGCCGGAGCGAGGAGGGATGGTGGCGGCTCACCTGGAGGGGCGTCGACGCGGGGACGCTCCGTCTCTCCGTACCGGGCCTTCACCACGTGCTCGACGCGGCGGGGGCCGCGGCGGCCGCGTTCCTGCTCGGCGCCCGGCCGGAGGAGACGGTCGAGGCGCTGAGCGCCTTCACCGGGGTGGAGCGGAGGTTCTCGGTCCGCGGGGTTCAGGGCGGGGTCACGGTCGTCGACGACTACGCGCACCATCCGAGGGAGATCGAGGCGACCCTGCAGGCGGCGAGGGAGCGGTACGCGGGGTCCCAGATCGTGGCCCTCTTCCAGCCTCACCTCTACTCCCGCACGAGGGACCTCGCCGAGGAGTTCGGCAAGGCCTTCGCGGATGCGGACGTCGTCGTCATCACCGACGTCTACGGGGCGCGCGAGACGCCTATCCCTGGCGTGAGCGGTCGCTCCATCTGGGACACCGTCCAGCACAACTTCGAGGGCGGTCAGCAGATCGCCATCTACGCGCCGCTCCTCGACGAGGCCGCCGGGCTCGCGGCCGGCATGGTCTCCGCCGGCGACGTCATCGTGACGCTCGGAGCCGGGGACGTGACGACCGCTGGTCCACGCATCCTGGAGATGCTCCAGCTGTTGGAGCCCGGGTGA